The Malus sylvestris chromosome 8, drMalSylv7.2, whole genome shotgun sequence genomic interval ATGCAAAAATACATGTACGAAGATGCAGAAAGTTCTTGTTGATTTTCGCTACTTACACCATTACACCTGAAACAGCTGCAGTTGTCGCCATTGGATCCTGAGAAATTTCTATATTTTGCTTAACAAACAAAAACGATAAAAATGCTAGAGAACACGCTACAAAGGGATCTTTTACTTACGGTGAAGAAATCAAGATAAGCCTTCTTGTCATACTGCTTCTCCCTCACTTCTAAATACTGTGTTACAATGCCATAAATCAAGTTCTGTTTCGAGATACTAATCGCTacttgaaaagaagaaaaatggaacaaggtgtgaattgtgaatgagcACATTTCGCAAGCTCACCATTGGAAGAGCCAAACAACAAGTGACAAGGATAAAATGGTATATTCTGGATCGTAACATAGTCTAGAAATTTCAAGCCCCGAAAGAACTGGACCTAATGCCACAGATTCGATACATTGTGATTTCCCTTCTAAGATGTTCCGATGACAACCAATAAATTGCAGCAGAAAAGAGAGTGCCGAAAGATATAACTTGGAACCTTGAACAATCTTAGTAAAGGAAATGCAGCCACAAAAAACATGTGCACAACACCAAGAGAGCAACAGATACTAGCAAAAGAACCAATTTAACATCGAGATAAActttttaagattaaaaaactaCCGTTATAGCAACTTCTTGATCTTCCTTGTTTGAGATCTTGTAGGCAACTCCCCACTACAAACTCACAAGATAAAGGAGATTAACAATAAAATTACACGACAATTTGATAATTCCAACACAAAATGAAATTGATACACCACCGCGCAgttctttctttttaaaaaaaattgatgttctaaactactctaatctGCAGTGATGAGGGCCTAATAAACACCACCACATTACTAAACTGAATATCTGGTGTATTCAACAATAGGGAGACATGTAAACACAAGCAACCATTACAAAAGAAATTATGTATCTTCGATCCAAAAGACTAATAGCAAAATaccaaattgaaaaacaaaaactccAAATAGTTTTGAACTTGTTGGAACAGCAACTTACACAGACTTCTCCTTCTGCAGGTTCCAATGTGACTGTTCTTCCTGGATATTCAGGCGTCCCTCTATGGTCCGTACTGCCTATTAAAAACAGACCCACCAACGCAACTTTGAACAGATTGCAGAAAACATTAATATATCtatgtacatacatacatacatatatatatatattatatgtagagacccagagagatagagagagacctTGGTAGAAGACACGGCGATAGCCTTTGATGAAGCCGACCAGGCGCTCATCGTAGTTAAAACCAGCCTTCCAGATAAGAGAGCCATACCCAAATACCCATATCGGCGATATAGCCATTTTTGAGCTATTCCGATCAAAATTCTTCCTCAGCTCGTCACTTCCTCCACAGCAGGAGGAGAAGTGGACTACAGGGAGTTAGGTAAAGCGCTGATGCAACCTTGTTTTTGTCTTACGGGTAAATAAAGATGATGCGATCGAAGAGCGAAGAGGAGAAGGAATAAAGAGGGACATGGTTTCGAGCGCCTGTGCCATCTACATCTACTTTCCAATCTCATTTTTAGCTTCTAATGGAAAATTGCCACGTCCTTCGTACAAATTTTGCATGTGTAAAATGTGCATAAAACTTGGAGAAGGTCTTGGATGCCACAAGTTTGCTGACATGTAGCATTTTGTACTAATAATAAGAAGATATGTGTTAGTTTTTCTCACACGACTGTTTGTTACTGACACGAAACGACACGTAGCGATAAACCTCTACCGCACAAGTTCTCTAAAACTAGAACAATGCTATTCATGTCATTTTTTTAAGGAATGCAATTTTTGTGTGTAGTATAGCATCATATTGAGAGGAATCTTAACAACTGTGTAACGCAGTTTTCTTCGGTGCCTCAAATTAGTAGTAGAATCAAACTAAATCAAACCATTTAATGACTGATTTGATTCGGGTTTCCTTCATATGAAGTTAAGCAAATACTATAGATTCTTTTACATGTATCAATTAAAAGGAACTTCCTAAAGATGGAGGTGTTTTGAGAGGGAGATTCGAAGACATGTTCTCTAATGCAAAGATAGATATGTTCTTATTCACTTGAACTATAAATTTCTTGTACAATTCgacattaaaattaaattataaataaaaaaaatatcaatcttAAAGTTAACAAAAAACTCCATGATTAGTGAAGGTAGGATTGAGACCACCAAGGCCCTTAGTGGAAAATGACCGTGTTTAACTAGAGTCCCTAGCAAAATTAGCTTCTTGGTAAGCATGTGAAACTTTTATGTCAAAAGTTGAGAATATAAGATATGTAAACTTTTCCGTGTTAAGTTATATGTCCGCTTTTCTTGTTAGCCCATATAACACCCTTGGTTTTTTTAGTTTGATaaggtttcaaatttgtttcgaTACATaaaaggttctaaaaaacgttaggcgTTAGACGTTAGTCGGACGGCAAGCTGAAGCCCTAGTACCTAAGCGGTAGACAGGGCCCAGGTgaatttaagtaattttattatatatcatataaataagtgtctatttatatgtaaaaaaattacataattgTGTAGGAATATATAAATTGCAAAATTAAATGACATAATTAGAACATATTGATAACATGTGGGAAAAAAATcttataatgagtgttcatgcaagtattcaacaagtttctTATATTTGgctttttatccaaaatggttcctgagatttgcataacacataattttggtctctgagattgaaaatcaatagaaatagtCCTTGAGATTTTCCACTATCCATGATTTTGATCATTCTGtcaaaaactccgttaagtggtTTCAAAGCTCTTGgccagaagtttgggcaattttcaaagcttcgtaactcaatggtttcttaaccaaaattcgACCCGTAAtctatcaaaatgaagataggaaagtatagaacaagattatacctatttggaagcccaatggttgccggagatggccagaaaatagcctgaaaggtgactggtccgccgaaaaattagaaaactcgccggaaactgggtaaactttaaacgttaataacttcttcaatactcaacaaaatcgagtgattcaaaaataaaaatcatatttcatgatgagacgaagagaatggtacctttattGATGGCtaactcaccgtggtttggcctGAAAATGACTCAAAAGTGGCTGTTTTGGTCTCGtcaagttagccactttcgagccattttccggcTAAATCACGGAGAGTTAGCCATCtcaaaaggtaccattctcttcatcttatCAATAAGTATGATGTTAATtattgaatcactcgatttcgttgagtattgaagaagttatgagcgtttaaagtttacccagtgtCCGGTGAGTTTTCTAGTTTTACCGCGGATCAGTCACTTTTCAGGCTATatctggcaaccattgggcttccaaataggtataatcttgttctacacttttctatcttcattttgatatattatgggtccaatttggttaagaaacgattgagttacgaagctttgaaaattgcccaaacttctggcCAAGAGCTCTGGAACCATttaacgaaatgaccaaaatcatggatggtgtaaaatctcagagaccatttctattgattttcaatctcagggaccaaaattatgtgttatgcaaatctcagggaccattttggataaaaagcccttatattttattgaaaaaaataaaatgcaaaatgaaaggtatcgtttttctgtctaagtgagagttGCGACCTAAGCGGGTGCCTAGGCGAGACTATGCGGTCTAGGCAGGCACCTAGTTGGGCTAGGCAAACGTCTAAgcaattcttaatttttaaatgccTAGGGATTAATCGAGGCAGTGGACAGCTGACTAATGCCTAGACGACACCAGGGCgaggatttttagaatagtggaTACatgtatataattttttttgaaaggaTAATATGAATTAGGCGAGTCGAGCTACGCATAAGGCTTAGTAGTTGGACTTCCAATTAAAAGTGTACTATCTTAGTTTAGGAATTCACCTTAGGTCGAAATTCCAATTAATCTTCAAGATTTTCTATGGTGCTTACTTCAGACCACAATAGAATTTTGTTATCCATGtgttgatgagtagattttatattatatattttaccctaattgtagtatattttggttaatattttggaagaattttgatactttgaattgtattttcaatataggactttcgacttcctctggagcaaaacaggaccaaatggacgaattttggagtaa includes:
- the LOC126632224 gene encoding gamma-glutamylcyclotransferase 2-3 isoform X2, with the translated sequence MAISPIWVFGYGSLIWKAGFNYDERLVGFIKGYRRVFYQGSTDHRGTPEYPGRTVTLEPAEGEVCWGVAYKISNKEDQEVAITYLEVREKQYDKKAYLDFFTDPMATTAAVSGVMVYIASPDKKHNVNYLGPASTEEISKQIVQAEGPSGPNRDYLFRLEEALLQLGCKDKHVLDLANEVRRILSERELTSA
- the LOC126632224 gene encoding gamma-glutamylcyclotransferase 2-3 isoform X1, yielding MAISPIWVFGYGSLIWKAGFNYDERLVGFIKGYRRVFYQVALVGLFLIGSTDHRGTPEYPGRTVTLEPAEGEVCWGVAYKISNKEDQEVAITYLEVREKQYDKKAYLDFFTDPMATTAAVSGVMVYIASPDKKHNVNYLGPASTEEISKQIVQAEGPSGPNRDYLFRLEEALLQLGCKDKHVLDLANEVRRILSERELTSA